One window from the genome of Dyella sp. A6 encodes:
- a CDS encoding bifunctional helix-turn-helix transcriptional regulator/GNAT family N-acetyltransferase: MYLASLGKLALASRLKALSDQLYGAVDQVYQLSDAGIESRWLPVLHYLWGAGPHSVTQVAVAIGQAHSAVSQLADKLVRAGMVRRQRDPLDGRRSVLELTDQAHRVLSGLGPTWLAVQRGLDDALGSSHVNSLLDAVSVCERAMAERPLADAVLAARAALLAEPLQIVPYAAQWREHFSRLNVQWLQRHFMVEDIDRKVLGDPEHYILQPGGAIFFARLGTEIIGTCALLHESPGVFELTKMGVDEGFRGLGAGRRLLDEAIAEFHRRGGVRLFLESNSMLRTALHMYEAAGFRMQSAPRPGSHYARADVYMIYEPAGSVAGEPGPAAGRDTRS, from the coding sequence GTGTATCTGGCATCTCTGGGCAAGCTGGCGCTGGCCAGCCGGCTGAAGGCGCTCAGCGACCAGCTGTATGGCGCGGTCGATCAGGTCTATCAGCTGTCGGATGCGGGCATCGAGTCGCGCTGGCTGCCGGTGCTGCACTATCTGTGGGGTGCGGGCCCGCACTCGGTGACCCAGGTGGCAGTGGCGATCGGCCAGGCGCATTCGGCGGTCAGCCAGCTGGCCGACAAGCTGGTGCGGGCCGGCATGGTCAGGCGGCAGCGCGACCCTCTGGACGGCCGTCGGAGTGTGCTGGAACTGACCGACCAGGCGCACCGTGTCCTGTCAGGGCTCGGCCCGACCTGGCTTGCGGTGCAACGGGGGTTGGACGACGCGCTGGGGTCATCGCATGTAAATAGTCTGCTGGACGCCGTGTCCGTCTGCGAACGGGCGATGGCCGAGCGGCCGCTGGCGGATGCGGTACTGGCCGCGCGTGCGGCGCTGCTGGCCGAGCCGCTACAGATCGTGCCGTATGCGGCGCAATGGCGCGAACATTTCAGTCGCCTGAATGTGCAGTGGCTGCAGAGGCACTTCATGGTCGAGGATATCGATCGCAAGGTGCTTGGCGATCCCGAGCACTACATCCTGCAGCCGGGTGGCGCGATTTTTTTCGCTCGCCTGGGCACGGAGATCATCGGCACGTGCGCCCTGCTGCACGAGTCGCCGGGGGTCTTCGAGCTGACCAAGATGGGCGTGGATGAAGGGTTCCGTGGCCTCGGTGCCGGGCGACGCCTGCTCGACGAGGCCATTGCCGAATTCCACCGGCGCGGTGGCGTGCGCTTGTTCCTGGAGTCCAACAGCATGCTGCGGACGGCGCTGCACATGTATGAAGCCGCGGGTTTCCGCATGCAGTCGGCACCGCGGCCGGGTTCGCACTACGCACGGGCCGACGTGTACATGATCTACGAGCCGGCCGGAAGCGTGGCCGGGGAGCCCGGCCCGGCAGCAGGCCGCGATACGCGCTCCTAG
- a CDS encoding HAD family hydrolase produces the protein MDASQVVLFDFDGVLVRGDTFYLFMRDRYARAWWRRLAAVLVLPWLVLQWPFSRRRALRTLVHVGLWGLDEQGYREAAGRFGASLARRPGQFCRDGLRQLRRHLADGHRVLVVTGCEAHLTRTVLEELGLGGIPVVASSLRPGWLGMRTGRHNVGREKVRSLTELAVSGCAVAYSDSSMDIPMLKLAEGPVLVNASPSTCKRVERALGKSVDRVEWY, from the coding sequence GTGGATGCGTCACAGGTCGTGCTGTTCGATTTCGACGGCGTACTGGTGCGCGGCGACACCTTCTACTTATTCATGCGTGACCGCTACGCGCGGGCGTGGTGGCGCAGGCTGGCGGCCGTGCTGGTGTTGCCTTGGCTGGTGCTGCAATGGCCCTTTTCGCGTCGTCGTGCGCTGCGGACACTGGTCCACGTGGGTTTGTGGGGACTCGACGAGCAGGGTTACCGCGAGGCCGCCGGGCGTTTCGGTGCATCGCTGGCACGCCGTCCGGGACAGTTCTGCCGCGATGGCCTGCGCCAGTTGCGACGACATCTGGCCGATGGGCACCGGGTGCTGGTGGTGACCGGGTGCGAGGCGCACCTGACGCGCACCGTGCTGGAAGAACTCGGGCTGGGTGGCATTCCGGTCGTCGCCTCGTCGTTGCGGCCGGGCTGGCTGGGCATGCGCACCGGACGCCACAACGTGGGTCGGGAGAAAGTGCGGTCACTGACGGAATTGGCGGTGAGCGGCTGTGCCGTCGCCTACAGTGATTCGAGCATGGATATTCCGATGCTGAAGCTCGCCGAAGGCCCGGTGCTGGTGAATGCCTCGCCTTCGACCTGCAAGCGCGTCGAACGCGCGCTCGGCAAGTCGGTCGATCGGGTCGAGTGGTACTGA
- the trpC gene encoding indole-3-glycerol phosphate synthase TrpC → MTDILNRILARKTEEVAERSARLPLAELSARIDDLAPTRGFAAAIEAKIDEGLPAVIAEIKKASPSKGVIRPQFDPAAIASSYAKGGAACLSVLTDKDFFHGSEDFLRQARDACQLPVLRKDFVIDPYQVYEARAIGADCILLIVAALSDAALLELSLLAAELDLDVLCEVHDAEELERALALPVPLVGVNNRNLRTFETSLDTSLELHELMEYDRIMVTESGIRTADDVAMLREAGINAFLVGEAFMRAEDPGLELQKLFDAR, encoded by the coding sequence ATGACCGACATCCTGAACCGCATACTCGCGCGCAAGACGGAAGAGGTGGCCGAGCGCAGCGCGCGCCTGCCGTTGGCGGAGCTTTCCGCGCGCATCGACGACCTGGCGCCCACGCGCGGGTTTGCCGCGGCGATCGAGGCGAAGATCGACGAGGGCCTGCCCGCGGTGATCGCCGAGATCAAGAAGGCCAGCCCGAGCAAGGGCGTGATCCGGCCGCAGTTCGATCCGGCGGCGATCGCCAGCAGCTACGCGAAAGGCGGCGCGGCCTGCCTGTCGGTGCTTACCGACAAGGACTTTTTCCATGGCAGCGAGGATTTCCTGCGCCAGGCGCGCGACGCCTGCCAGCTTCCGGTGTTGCGCAAGGATTTCGTGATCGACCCTTACCAGGTGTACGAGGCGCGCGCGATCGGTGCCGACTGCATCCTGTTGATTGTCGCCGCGCTCAGCGATGCGGCCCTGCTGGAACTGTCGCTGCTGGCGGCGGAACTCGACCTCGACGTACTGTGTGAAGTGCACGATGCCGAGGAACTGGAGCGCGCGCTGGCCTTGCCGGTGCCACTGGTGGGCGTGAACAACCGCAACCTGCGGACCTTCGAGACCTCGCTCGACACCTCGCTCGAGCTGCATGAGCTGATGGAATACGACCGCATCATGGTCACCGAGTCCGGTATCCGTACGGCTGACGATGTGGCGATGCTGCGCGAAGCGGGCATCAACGCGTTCCTGGTCGGCGAGGCGTTCATGCGTGCCGAAGACCCGGGGCTGGAACTGCAGAAGCTTTTCGACGCGCGCTGA
- the trpD gene encoding anthranilate phosphoribosyltransferase — MNKRAITISPQEALQRTIEHREIFHDEMIALMQQIMRGEVSPLMTAAIITGLRVKKETVGEITGAARVMRELSAKVDVPAHPNFLDIVGTGGDGASSFNISTASMFVAAAAGARVAKHGGRSVSSKSGSADVLEALGARIDLQPAQVAQCLEETGIGFMFAPNHHPAMKVVAPVRKEMGVRTLFNILGPLTNPAGAPNILMGVFHPDLVGIQVRVLQQLGARHALVVWGRDGMDEISLGAATLVGELRDGTVREYEVEPEDFGLAMASSRNLRVADVGESKAMLLEALEGRPGVPHDIVCLNAGAALYAANVADSIDEGITLARATIASGGAHAKMQAFVAATRRLADAG, encoded by the coding sequence ATGAACAAGCGCGCGATCACCATCTCGCCGCAGGAAGCACTGCAACGCACGATCGAGCATCGCGAGATCTTCCACGACGAAATGATCGCGCTGATGCAGCAGATCATGCGTGGTGAGGTAAGTCCGCTGATGACGGCGGCGATCATCACCGGCCTGCGGGTGAAGAAGGAAACCGTGGGCGAGATCACCGGTGCCGCGCGGGTCATGCGCGAGCTGTCGGCCAAGGTCGACGTGCCCGCGCATCCGAACTTTCTCGATATCGTGGGCACCGGTGGCGACGGAGCCTCCAGTTTCAACATCTCCACTGCTTCGATGTTCGTTGCCGCGGCGGCTGGTGCGCGCGTGGCCAAGCACGGTGGGCGCAGCGTGTCTTCGAAGTCCGGCAGTGCCGACGTGCTGGAGGCGTTGGGCGCACGCATCGATCTGCAGCCGGCACAGGTGGCACAGTGCCTGGAAGAGACCGGTATCGGCTTCATGTTCGCGCCCAATCACCACCCGGCCATGAAAGTCGTGGCCCCGGTGCGCAAGGAAATGGGCGTGCGCACGCTGTTCAACATCCTCGGTCCGCTGACCAATCCGGCGGGTGCGCCGAACATCCTGATGGGTGTGTTCCACCCCGACCTCGTGGGTATCCAGGTACGCGTGCTGCAGCAGCTTGGCGCCAGGCACGCGCTGGTGGTGTGGGGGCGCGATGGCATGGACGAGATTTCGCTGGGTGCCGCGACACTGGTCGGCGAGCTGCGCGACGGCACGGTCCGCGAGTACGAAGTGGAGCCCGAGGACTTCGGTCTGGCGATGGCGTCCAGTCGCAACCTGCGGGTCGCAGACGTGGGTGAATCGAAGGCCATGCTGCTGGAAGCGCTGGAAGGCCGGCCTGGCGTGCCGCACGACATTGTCTGCCTCAACGCCGGGGCCGCCCTGTATGCGGCGAATGTGGCCGACTCCATCGACGAAGGCATCACGCTGGCGCGTGCCACCATTGCCAGTGGCGGTGCGCATGCGAAAATGCAGGCATTCGTGGCGGCCACGCGCCGGCTGGCCGATGCCGGTTAA
- a CDS encoding aminodeoxychorismate/anthranilate synthase component II: protein MVLMIDNYDSFTFNLVQYLGELGQEVKVIRNDALDVSGVRALKPSHIMISPGPGTPDDAGVSLDVLRELSGELPIFGVCLGHQAIGQAFGGRVIRAKQIMHGKTSPVRHRGQGVFAGLPDPFEATRYHSLVVEQSSLPDCLEVTAWTENADGSIDEIMGLRHRTLPVEGVQFHPESILTQYGHDMLANFLGLPRRKLAA from the coding sequence ATGGTCCTGATGATCGACAACTACGACAGCTTCACTTTCAATCTCGTGCAGTACTTGGGCGAGCTGGGACAGGAGGTGAAGGTGATCCGCAACGATGCGCTGGACGTGTCCGGCGTCCGTGCGCTGAAGCCTTCGCACATCATGATCTCGCCCGGCCCCGGTACGCCGGACGATGCGGGTGTATCGCTGGACGTGCTGCGCGAGCTTTCGGGCGAGCTGCCGATTTTTGGCGTGTGCCTCGGGCATCAGGCGATCGGCCAGGCCTTCGGTGGCCGGGTGATCCGCGCCAAGCAGATCATGCACGGCAAGACTTCGCCGGTGCGGCACCGCGGGCAGGGCGTGTTCGCCGGTCTTCCCGACCCGTTCGAGGCGACGCGCTATCACTCGCTGGTGGTCGAGCAGTCGTCCCTGCCGGACTGTCTCGAGGTCACCGCATGGACCGAGAACGCCGACGGCTCGATCGACGAGATCATGGGTCTGCGTCACCGCACCCTGCCGGTCGAGGGCGTGCAGTTCCACCCGGAATCGATTCTGACCCAGTACGGCCACGACATGCTGGCCAATTTTCTCGGCCTGCCGCGGCGGAAGCTGGCGGCATGA
- the folE gene encoding GTP cyclohydrolase I — translation MVQMMREKLHMQDAAGDMPSMRIADRLRQAGVRFHANDNIAGYLRDDELAEIEQEVEARAQALLRALVIDVDNDHNTRETAARLARMFVREVFAGRYQPAPVVTEFPNAEGLEELMIVGPVRIRSACSHHLCPIMGHVWVGVMPAAGSNLIGLSKYARLIEWVMRRPQIQEEAISQIADLLERRLQPDGIAVVMEADHFCMHWRGVKDDGSKMLNSAMRGSFLHDSALRREFLSLLPRKTG, via the coding sequence ATGGTGCAGATGATGCGGGAAAAGCTCCACATGCAGGATGCCGCCGGGGACATGCCCTCGATGCGCATCGCTGACCGTCTCCGCCAGGCAGGCGTGCGTTTTCACGCGAACGACAACATCGCCGGATACCTCCGGGACGATGAACTAGCCGAGATCGAACAAGAAGTCGAAGCGAGGGCCCAGGCACTGCTTCGGGCGCTGGTGATCGATGTCGACAACGATCACAACACGCGCGAAACGGCAGCCAGGCTCGCCAGGATGTTCGTGCGCGAGGTGTTCGCGGGCCGTTACCAGCCTGCGCCGGTGGTCACTGAATTTCCCAATGCCGAAGGCCTCGAGGAACTGATGATCGTCGGTCCGGTGCGTATTCGCAGTGCGTGCTCCCACCATCTGTGCCCGATCATGGGGCACGTCTGGGTCGGCGTGATGCCCGCTGCCGGATCCAACCTGATCGGCCTTTCCAAGTATGCCCGCCTGATCGAGTGGGTGATGCGTCGACCGCAGATCCAGGAGGAGGCGATCAGCCAGATCGCCGACCTGCTCGAACGGCGATTGCAGCCCGACGGGATCGCCGTGGTGATGGAGGCGGATCACTTCTGCATGCACTGGCGCGGCGTCAAGGACGACGGCTCGAAGATGTTGAACAGCGCCATGCGTGGCTCCTTCCTGCACGATTCCGCACTGCGCCGCGAGTTCCTGAGCCTGTTGCCCCGCAAGACGGGTTGA
- a CDS encoding cryptochrome/photolyase family protein has product MTVLRLLLGDQLNANHSWFGRADPGMLYVLMEVRQETGYVLHHAQKILAIFAAMRDFAKHLASAGHRVCYLSIDDPHNLQSIPANLDRLIARHRVTAFEYLAPDEWRLDRQLADYAEALAIPAAMRDSEHFLTGRDEAAGFFGSRRRWTMESFYRRMRARHGVLMTSAGAPVGGRWNFDAENRKAWHGSPAEPAECRAMHDHRDLWAQIVAAGVDSFGEPRAEHLRWPLNRAEAVAQLDVFVDRALPYFGDYQDAMSERASRLFHSLLSFALNVKMLSPREVIDRAEQAWRDEAAPLAAVEGFIRQILGWREYVRGVYWARMPGYASSNVFGHDRELPGWFWTGDTQMNCLRHAIGQSLEHAHAHHIQRLMLVGNFALLAGLDPQQVHRWYLGIYIDAFEWVEMPNTLGMSQFADGGLLATKPYVSSAAYIHRMSDYCGGCRYRHAERSGERACPFNALYWDFLARNRGVLAGNPRLAMPYRQLDRMPDTRRDALRKRAAEVLDRLDAL; this is encoded by the coding sequence ATGACTGTGCTCCGCCTGCTGCTTGGCGACCAGCTCAACGCCAACCACAGCTGGTTCGGGCGGGCGGACCCAGGTATGCTGTATGTGTTGATGGAAGTACGCCAGGAAACTGGTTACGTACTGCATCACGCTCAGAAGATTCTGGCGATCTTCGCCGCCATGCGGGATTTCGCGAAGCACCTGGCATCGGCGGGGCATCGGGTCTGCTATCTGTCGATCGATGATCCGCACAACCTGCAATCCATTCCGGCCAACCTGGATCGGCTGATCGCCCGCCATCGGGTCACCGCGTTTGAATACCTGGCGCCCGACGAATGGCGGCTGGACCGACAACTGGCCGATTATGCAGAGGCGCTTGCGATACCTGCCGCGATGCGGGACAGCGAGCATTTCCTGACCGGACGCGATGAGGCGGCGGGTTTCTTCGGTAGCCGCCGCCGTTGGACGATGGAGTCGTTTTACCGACGCATGCGGGCCCGGCATGGGGTATTGATGACGTCAGCGGGTGCGCCGGTCGGCGGTCGCTGGAACTTCGATGCGGAGAACCGCAAGGCGTGGCATGGCTCACCGGCCGAGCCTGCCGAGTGTCGTGCGATGCACGATCATCGCGACCTGTGGGCACAGATTGTCGCGGCGGGGGTGGACTCTTTCGGCGAACCCCGTGCGGAACATCTTCGCTGGCCGCTGAACCGGGCCGAGGCCGTGGCGCAGCTCGATGTCTTCGTCGATCGCGCACTACCGTATTTCGGCGACTACCAGGATGCGATGAGCGAGCGTGCGTCGCGCCTGTTCCATTCGCTGTTGTCGTTCGCGCTCAACGTCAAGATGCTCTCGCCACGGGAAGTAATCGACCGCGCGGAACAGGCGTGGCGTGACGAGGCCGCGCCGCTGGCAGCGGTCGAGGGCTTCATTCGACAGATACTCGGTTGGCGCGAATACGTGCGCGGGGTCTACTGGGCGCGCATGCCCGGTTATGCGTCAAGCAATGTGTTTGGCCACGATCGGGAGCTGCCGGGCTGGTTCTGGACGGGCGATACGCAGATGAACTGCCTGCGTCATGCGATTGGCCAGTCCCTTGAGCACGCGCATGCGCATCACATACAGCGGCTGATGCTGGTCGGCAATTTCGCGCTGCTGGCCGGCCTTGATCCGCAGCAGGTGCATCGCTGGTACCTGGGTATCTACATCGACGCGTTCGAATGGGTGGAGATGCCCAACACCCTGGGCATGAGCCAGTTCGCCGATGGCGGTCTGCTTGCAACCAAGCCGTATGTGTCCTCGGCGGCCTATATCCACCGTATGAGCGACTACTGCGGCGGTTGTCGTTACCGGCATGCCGAACGCAGCGGCGAACGTGCCTGCCCGTTCAACGCGCTCTACTGGGATTTTCTCGCACGGAACCGCGGTGTGCTGGCAGGCAATCCGCGTCTCGCCATGCCGTACCGCCAACTGGACCGCATGCCGGACACGCGCCGCGATGCGCTGCGGAAACGTGCCGCCGAGGTGCTGGACCGGCTCGATGCGCTGTGA
- a CDS encoding N-acetylmuramoyl-L-alanine amidase: MSLLLAACAHVPPHNPLAHWTPSPNFNTRMPMLIVLHYTEQGSMKQSLDTLRTGNSGGRVSAHYLIGRDGRIDQLVADRMRAWHAGQGRWGTITDLNSASIGIELDNNGHEPYTGPQIASLLRLLDDLTTRLHIPRPQIIGHEDLAPTRRNDPGPYFPWAQLAAAGYGRWPIPPLCDPPPGFDPWMALAALGYPLDDRDAAVHAFHNHFRGMQGRQLDPEDLRILYNLARQIDGGSRSCGAATALDQATTE; encoded by the coding sequence ATGAGCCTGCTGCTGGCCGCGTGTGCTCATGTACCGCCACATAATCCGCTGGCCCACTGGACACCCTCGCCCAACTTCAACACCCGCATGCCCATGCTGATCGTCCTGCACTACACCGAGCAGGGTTCGATGAAGCAGAGCCTCGATACCTTGCGCACCGGCAACAGCGGCGGACGGGTGAGCGCGCACTACCTGATAGGACGCGACGGCCGGATCGACCAGCTGGTGGCCGACCGCATGCGTGCATGGCACGCCGGACAAGGCCGCTGGGGCACCATCACCGACCTCAACTCCGCCTCGATCGGCATCGAGCTGGACAACAACGGGCACGAACCGTACACCGGGCCACAGATCGCCAGCCTGCTGCGCCTGCTGGATGACCTGACCACGCGACTGCATATTCCGCGCCCCCAGATCATCGGTCACGAAGACCTGGCCCCCACCCGCAGGAACGATCCCGGCCCCTATTTCCCGTGGGCGCAACTGGCTGCCGCAGGCTACGGCCGCTGGCCGATACCGCCGCTATGCGATCCACCACCCGGTTTCGACCCTTGGATGGCGCTTGCCGCGCTCGGTTACCCGCTGGACGACCGCGACGCTGCCGTGCACGCCTTCCACAATCATTTCCGTGGCATGCAGGGCCGGCAACTGGACCCCGAAGACCTGCGCATCCTGTACAACCTAGCCCGGCAGATCGATGGTGGAAGCCGATCCTGCGGCGCAGCGACAGCACTCGACCAGGCCACTACCGAATAA
- the trpE gene encoding anthranilate synthase component I yields MISRDDFDALAAQGHTRIPLVREVFSDLDTPLSVYLKLADGPYTFLFESVEGGATWGRHSIIGLPAKRVFRLRGHELEVEDAGEVVERRHLDDPLGEIEKLRKQYDVPRLPQLPAFSGGLVGYFGFETIGYIEPRLAQWDRADELGTADVLLMLAEEVAVFDNLKGRLYLIVHADPSQPQAYANAQRRLDALVYRLRQGGAAYPQLTQSVALDEGDFKSSFTKPEFEAMVEKAKEYIRAGDIFQVVPSQRLSVGFNARPVDVYRALRALNPSPYMYFVDLGDTQIVGSSPEILARLKDGKVMVRPLAGTRKRGATEAEDVALEAELLADPKERAEHVMLIDLGRNDIGRISETGSVEVSESFVIERYSHVMHIVSQVQGAAKPGLSYMDVLKATFPAGTLSGAPKIRALEIIQELEPYKRNIYAGAIGWIGWWGDADTAIAIRTAVIQDGRLHVQAGAGIVYDSDPAAEWEETMNKGRALFRAVAQAAKGL; encoded by the coding sequence GTGATCTCCCGAGACGACTTCGATGCGCTGGCCGCGCAAGGCCATACCCGCATCCCGCTGGTGCGCGAGGTATTTTCCGACCTCGATACGCCGCTGTCGGTGTACCTGAAGCTGGCCGACGGCCCGTACACCTTCCTGTTCGAGTCGGTCGAGGGTGGCGCCACCTGGGGGCGGCATTCGATCATCGGCCTGCCGGCGAAGCGGGTGTTCCGTTTGCGCGGGCATGAACTGGAGGTGGAGGACGCGGGCGAGGTGGTCGAGCGTCGTCATCTCGATGATCCGCTGGGAGAGATCGAAAAACTGCGCAAGCAGTACGACGTGCCGCGGTTGCCGCAGTTGCCGGCGTTCAGTGGGGGGCTGGTGGGCTATTTCGGTTTCGAGACCATCGGTTACATCGAGCCGCGGCTGGCGCAGTGGGATCGCGCCGACGAGCTGGGTACGGCCGATGTGCTGCTGATGCTGGCCGAGGAAGTGGCGGTATTCGACAACCTGAAGGGCCGGCTCTACCTGATCGTCCATGCCGACCCGTCGCAGCCGCAGGCCTATGCCAATGCACAGCGTCGTCTCGACGCGCTGGTCTATCGCCTGCGCCAGGGCGGCGCGGCCTATCCGCAGCTGACCCAGTCGGTCGCCCTGGACGAGGGTGACTTCAAGTCCTCGTTCACCAAGCCCGAGTTCGAGGCGATGGTGGAGAAGGCGAAGGAATACATCCGCGCCGGCGACATCTTCCAGGTGGTGCCCTCGCAGCGGCTCAGTGTGGGCTTCAATGCGCGGCCGGTCGATGTGTACCGCGCGCTGCGTGCCTTGAACCCGTCGCCGTACATGTATTTCGTCGACCTCGGCGACACCCAGATCGTGGGGTCCTCGCCGGAGATCCTGGCACGGCTGAAGGACGGCAAGGTAATGGTTCGTCCGCTGGCCGGCACGCGCAAGCGCGGTGCCACCGAGGCGGAGGACGTGGCGCTGGAGGCCGAGTTGCTGGCCGACCCCAAGGAGCGCGCCGAGCATGTGATGCTGATCGACCTGGGACGCAACGACATCGGCCGCATCAGCGAAACCGGGTCCGTGGAGGTGAGCGAGTCGTTCGTGATCGAGCGTTACTCGCATGTCATGCACATCGTCTCGCAGGTGCAGGGTGCGGCGAAGCCCGGGCTCAGCTACATGGACGTGCTCAAGGCGACCTTTCCCGCCGGCACGCTCAGCGGCGCACCGAAGATCCGCGCACTGGAGATCATCCAGGAGCTGGAGCCCTACAAGCGCAACATCTATGCCGGTGCAATCGGCTGGATCGGCTGGTGGGGCGACGCCGATACGGCGATCGCGATCCGCACCGCGGTGATCCAGGACGGGCGCCTGCATGTGCAGGCCGGCGCGGGCATCGTCTACGACTCGGACCCGGCCGCGGAATGGGAAGAGACGATGAACAAGGGGCGGGCGCTGTTCCGCGCCGTGGCGCAGGCTGCCAAGGGGCTGTAA
- a CDS encoding ATP-binding protein: MTLRRKLLLVALCTLALPVAGWLYVRQMEALLRQGQAQALIASARAVARSLVVTNVPLPTGDKGWYVQRAVNPITVDGYGDDWAPMTPWSQALGTRGKLLLARDADGFYLYADIRCARRTRADADDPGALHADHLTLLLANGTGKRRYLIASAAPGPLQARPLDPPVPGLPDRIDAWWQEDGSGYRVELRLPPTLQLTQLGAGVYDGVAGGNPLAVDTRPLLHDSKSISHELGQLAPGNVRARILSPSGWLLAQSGHLGAGGRQPGWFASVVYRLLLADHLAESKPWTELAPRPSLPEVDKARAGKPDAIWRWGEQRGTVVLSAAVPIQRQGQLAGVLLLEQASRAVPLLANQALFGLLLTSFAVLLAAGAVLFGFATRLSLRLGRLRDAAERAQLDDGHLDAHLLGSRFPMVDAEDEIGDLARSFARLFEVVGGYTDYLRTLASKLSHELNTPLAIVKSSLDNLEHAGLPADAQPYLARARDGVGRLGTLVRAMSESSRMERAIAAAEPEDVDLREVVRGCADAYRALAGARRLECSLPDAPLYLHCAPEPIAQALDKLFDNALSFTPPEGWLRLSLHAVEGGAEIELANQGPPLPAAMQGRLFDSLVSLRDKATPGDAPHLGLGLYVVRLVAERHRGTASARNLDDGSGVAFSLSLQGMPRPRLG, from the coding sequence ATGACCCTGCGACGCAAGCTTCTTCTGGTTGCCCTATGTACGCTTGCGCTGCCGGTAGCCGGCTGGCTTTACGTGCGTCAGATGGAGGCGCTGTTGCGCCAGGGACAGGCACAGGCGCTGATTGCGTCGGCGCGCGCGGTGGCGCGCAGTCTGGTGGTGACGAATGTGCCCTTGCCCACGGGCGACAAGGGTTGGTACGTGCAGCGCGCGGTGAACCCGATCACGGTGGACGGCTATGGCGACGACTGGGCGCCGATGACGCCCTGGAGCCAGGCACTGGGCACGCGCGGCAAGCTGCTGCTGGCCAGGGATGCGGACGGGTTCTACCTGTATGCCGACATACGCTGTGCGCGCCGAACCCGCGCCGATGCCGACGACCCGGGCGCCCTGCATGCCGACCACCTGACCTTGTTGCTGGCGAACGGCACTGGCAAGCGTCGGTACCTGATCGCCAGTGCGGCGCCGGGGCCGCTGCAGGCCCGGCCGCTGGATCCGCCCGTGCCGGGGCTGCCGGACCGGATCGATGCGTGGTGGCAGGAAGACGGCAGCGGCTATCGCGTCGAGCTGCGCCTGCCGCCGACGCTGCAGCTTACGCAGCTGGGCGCAGGGGTGTACGACGGGGTTGCCGGTGGTAACCCGCTGGCGGTCGACACCCGTCCGCTGCTGCATGATTCGAAATCGATCTCGCACGAGCTGGGCCAGCTGGCGCCGGGCAATGTGCGTGCGCGCATCCTGTCGCCTTCCGGCTGGTTGCTGGCGCAGAGCGGGCATCTTGGCGCAGGCGGGCGCCAGCCGGGCTGGTTCGCTTCGGTGGTGTACCGGTTGCTGCTGGCCGATCACCTGGCGGAGTCCAAGCCATGGACCGAGCTGGCGCCGCGGCCCAGCCTGCCGGAGGTGGACAAGGCGCGTGCCGGCAAGCCGGATGCGATCTGGCGCTGGGGCGAGCAGCGCGGCACCGTGGTGCTTTCCGCGGCGGTGCCGATCCAGCGGCAGGGCCAGCTAGCTGGTGTGCTGCTGCTCGAGCAGGCGAGCCGGGCTGTGCCGTTGCTGGCCAACCAGGCCCTGTTCGGGTTGTTGCTGACCAGCTTCGCGGTGCTGCTGGCTGCCGGTGCCGTGCTGTTCGGGTTTGCCACGCGTCTGAGCCTGCGCCTGGGCCGTCTGCGCGACGCGGCGGAGCGCGCGCAGCTGGACGACGGGCACCTGGATGCTCATCTGCTCGGCAGCCGCTTTCCGATGGTCGATGCCGAGGACGAGATCGGCGATCTGGCGCGCAGCTTTGCGCGGCTGTTCGAAGTGGTGGGTGGCTACACCGACTACCTGCGCACGCTGGCCTCCAAGCTCTCGCACGAGCTGAATACGCCGCTGGCGATCGTGAAGTCGTCGCTCGACAACCTTGAACATGCCGGGTTGCCGGCCGATGCCCAGCCTTACCTGGCGCGTGCCCGCGACGGTGTCGGTCGGCTGGGTACGCTGGTGCGTGCGATGAGCGAGTCCAGCCGGATGGAGCGGGCGATTGCCGCCGCCGAGCCCGAGGATGTGGACCTGCGCGAAGTGGTCCGCGGCTGCGCCGACGCCTACCGTGCGCTGGCCGGTGCGCGACGGCTGGAATGCAGTCTTCCCGATGCGCCGCTGTATCTGCATTGCGCGCCGGAGCCGATTGCCCAGGCGTTGGACAAACTGTTCGACAATGCGCTGTCGTTCACCCCGCCGGAAGGCTGGTTGCGGCTCTCGCTGCACGCCGTCGAAGGCGGCGCCGAAATCGAGCTGGCCAATCAGGGTCCGCCCTTGCCGGCAGCCATGCAGGGGCGGCTTTTCGACTCCCTGGTCAGCCTGCGTGACAAGGCGACACCCGGCGATGCCCCGCATCTCGGGCTGGGCCTCTATGTGGTGCGGTTGGTGGCCGAACGCCATCGCGGAACCGCCAGTGCGCGCAACCTGGACGACGGCAGTGGCGTGGCTTTCAGCCTTTCCCTGCAGGGCATGCCACGGCCGCGGCTGGGCTGA